The DNA region GGCGCATCTCCGGCGTGAGCGGATGCTCCCAGCGCGTGTGCTGCACGCGCTCCAGCCACAGCTCGAAGATGATCTCCGATGGATTCCACATGTGCCGCGCGCTCCGGAACACGGCGTCACGCTCCGCGGGGCCCGCGACGAGCACGGCGCGCCCAGCCACGTAGAACTCGTCGCTGCCCGCCTTGGGCTGGGGGAAGGTCTGGAGCGCGTAGCGGCCGTCGCGCTCGAGATCGCCTCGCTTCGGGGAGTCGGGCGTGATCAGGACGTGCAGCCGCTCCGCGGTGAGCACGGGGCACACGGGGTGGAGGCGCGGCGCGCC from Candidatus Methylomirabilota bacterium includes:
- a CDS encoding pyridoxamine 5'-phosphate oxidase family protein; this translates as MTIHSTRIQSGGRLCRWATLAADAPDLAETGRSLLQQFGGVGLAFLATVRQDGAPRLHPVCPVLTAERLHVLITPDSPKRGDLERDGRYALQTFPQPKAGSDEFYVAGRAVLVAGPAERDAVFRSARHMWNPSEIIFELWLERVQHTRWEHPLTPEMRPVRRAWRPES